Proteins encoded in a region of the Watersipora subatra chromosome 5, tzWatSuba1.1, whole genome shotgun sequence genome:
- the LOC137396622 gene encoding LOW QUALITY PROTEIN: uncharacterized protein (The sequence of the model RefSeq protein was modified relative to this genomic sequence to represent the inferred CDS: substituted 1 base at 1 genomic stop codon) codes for MAETSMSSMGRAMDMGEKLGLKDAELAKFIEENEPKFAAEIEREERRMEREAKKEAEDRQLQMHMKQMEIDSQNQARELEMQREIEEKRLAHELEMKKLEVESIRMDDSKNESTGLERVSNKPKPKLLVFDEKTDDMDSYLQRFEWIAENYQWDKAEWSFHLSQYLKGKATETYTRMAAENRKDYNQVKEALLKRYNLTEEGYRKRFRESKAEHDETPLQFLARLSTYIDKWVELSNCKDLKELNLREQFIAACPTDLAVHLKEMKFDSCDELAEAADRYLTVHGCKMSFIRKTTPNETTITGHSYNEKGHIANRCNKKPQKYCAHCKMNNHNTAECRRLKTPTHKAGVAEGEANPEGQNTDVIKLSGKRYVQVACCKGKVGKMENGVNLVGGYVNGKQVEMIRDTGCTTVVVKKSLVKADQYTGEEGYLRMADNTARKLPFAKISIDTPFYQGDVMAMVMETPIHDLMLGNISGARSPCDPLPEPDQECSVVTRTQAIENKQGEKPLSVVSNDDIEVNREDLIKSQREDDSLKRLYDATEATMKGKQQTRFMVKKDILYREYNHPGYNSGQPIKQVVVPKTLRVAVIRHAHHSLLSGHLGIRKTTDRILTNFFWPGLHDEVTRLCRSCDICQRTVKKGSVQKVPLQRTPLIETPFKHCAVDLIGLINPPSEKGHRYILTLVDYATRYPEAVPLIXISSEAVAKALIDIYSRVGIPKKVISDRGTQFISEYMEEFARLLGMKQMPTTPYHAMANGLVERFNGTLKSMLKKLCHQEPMQWHRYINPALFAYREVPQEYTGFSPFELLYGRTVRGPMDILRQLWTQYDADEETKSSYQHVFDLRAKLEDTMELAQKALEGNKQRYKHYFDKKAKKREFQEGDKVLILLPTNHNKLLMHWQGPYNVEEKVGINAYRVQVKGKSRTYHANMLKKYYVRDSEKEITEVADIGEVEEEEGTLAELYSGKSVGTVKDLKMGENISDEQRKQITDIVKDYTDIFTDRPGNCNLIKHPITLTSNKPIKSKPYTLPYAVRESRREDIKDMLNTGIIRESNSPYASPVVLVKKPDGSNRLCADYRNLNKITVFDPEPMITASDLFQKMSGDHYFSKVDLTKGYWQIPVEESDIPKTAFVTPDGQYEFIRMPFGMVNSGATFVRGMKKLLKDLPGVDNYIDDIIIHTAKWEDHMDALRELFTRLAKAQLTIKPTKCYLGGTSIEFLGHKIDQGELKPMEDNVEKITEAPRPLTKTQVLSFLGLTGYYREFVPNYAAIASPLSDLNKKGQPNKVIWTDAQEKAYRKLRATITEKPVLKLPDIAKQFTLRTDASDTGLGAVLLQKHDGKLFPVSYASRKLLDRERNYSTIEKECLAIVWAVKKYLPYLYGVEFILQTDHQPLTYINRAKYENSRVMRWALYLQDYRMTVEEIKGKDNVGADYMSRIDSES; via the coding sequence ATGGCGGAGACTAGTATGAGCAGTATGGGGAGGGCAATGGATATGGGCGAGAAGCTTGGATTAAAGGATGCTGAGCTAGCCAAATTCATTGAAGAGAACGAACCAAAGTTTGCAGCGGAGATTGAACGCGAGGAGAGACGGATGGAACGAGAAGCCAAAAAAGAGGCTgaggacagacaactccaaatgcaTATGAAGCAAATGGAAATAGACAGCCAGAACCAAGCAAGAGAGTTGGAGATGCAAAGAGAGATAGAAGAAAAGAGGTTAGCGCATGAGCTCGAGATGAAAAAACTGGAAGTGGAGAGTATTAGGATGGATGACTCCAAAAATGAGAGTACAGGACTAGAGCGGGTTAGCAATAAACCTAAACCGAAACTACTAGTGTTTGATGAGAAAACAGATGACATGGATAGCTACCTGCAACGATTTGAATGGATAGCTGAAAACTATCAGTGGGATAAAGCTGAATGGTCATTCCATTTGAGCCAATATCTCAAAGGTAAGGCTACGGAGACTTACACTAGAATGGCGGCAGAGAATAGGAAGGACTACAATCAGGTGAAGGAAGCTCTGTTAAAACGCTACAATCTCACGGAGGAAGGCTACAGAAAGCGATTCAGAGAGAGTAAAGCCGAGCACGACGAAACACCACTACAATTTCTAGCTCGACTCAGTACCTACATTGACAAGTGGGTGGAGCTATCGAACTGCAAAGACCTGAAAGAACTCAACTTGCGAGAACAATTCATAGCGGCATGTCCTACGGATCTCGCTGTACATCTAAAGGAGATGAAATTTGACAGCTGTGATGAGTTGGCTGAAGCTGCTGACCGATACCTGACAGTTCATGGTTGCAAGATGTCATTCAtaaggaagacaactccaaatgagaCAACCATCACCGGCCACAGTTATAACGAAAAGGGGCATATTGCAAATCGGTGTAATAAGAAGCCTCAAAAGTACTGCGCACACTGCAAGATGAATAACCATAACACAGCCGAATGTCGAAGACTCAAGACACCTACGCACAAGGCGGGTGTGGCGGAAGGGGAGGCAAATCCAGAAGGACAGAATACGGATGTAATTAAGCTAAGTGGGAAGCGTTACGTACAAGTAGCATGTTGTAAAGGTAAAGTTGGTAAAATGGAGAATGGAGTAAACCTGGTTGGAGGTTATGTAAATGGTAAGCAGGTGGAGATGATTAGAGATACTGGATGCACCACAGTAGTGGTCAAGAAATCACTGGTAAAAGCTGATCAGTACACAGGAGAGGAAGGATATCTACGAATGGCAGATAACACTGCTAGAAAACTGCCATTTGCCAAAATCAGCATCGATACACCATTCTATCAGGGAGATGTAATGGCGATGGTTATGGAGACACCCATTCACGATCTAATGCTTGGAAATATTTCAGGCGCTCGATCCCCATGTGATCCACTACCAGAACCGGATCAGGAGTGTTCTGTGGTTACACGCACACAAGCTATAGAGAATAAACAAGGAGAAAAACCTCTATCAGTTGTCAGCAATGACGACATCGAAGTAAACAGAGAAGACCTCATCAAGTCGCAGAGAGAAGACGACTCTCTCAAAAGGCTGTATGACGCTACAGAAGCAACAATGAAAGGCAAACAACAAACGAGGTTCATGGTGAAGAAGGACATCCTTTATCGTGAATATAATCACCCAGGGTACAACAGCGGACAGCCGATAAAACAAGTAGTTGTACCAAAAACTCTACGTGTCGCTGTGATAAGACACGCCCACCATTCTTTATTGAGTGGACATCTGGGAATCCGTAAAACTACTGATCGAATCCTGACCAACTTTTTCTGGCCGGGTCTACACGATGAGGTTACAAGATTATGTCGATCCTGCGACATCTGCCAACGCACTGTAAAGAAAGGTTCAGTACAGAAGGTTCCCCTACAGCGGACTCCACTAATTGAGACTCCATTCAAGCACTGCGCTGTCGACTTGATTGGACTGATTAACCCTCCGAGTGAAAAAGGGCATAGATATATACTAACTCTGGTGGACTACGCTACTCGATACCCCGAGGCTGTTCCACTGATATAGATAAGCTCAGAAGCAGTGGCTAAAGCTCTAATCGACATTTACAGTCGGGTTGGAATACCTAAAAAAGTAATCAGTGATCGAGGGACCCAATTCATATCTGAGTACATGGAGGAGTTCGCCAGACTACTCGGCATGAAGCAGATGCCGACAACCCCCTACCATGCTATGGCTAATGGACTGGTGGAGCGATTCAATGGCACACTGAAGTCAATGCTGAAAAAGTTATGCCATCAGGAGCCAATGCAGTGGCACAGATACATAAACCCGGCACTATTTGCCTACAGAGAGGTCCCACAGGAATATACTGGATTCTCACCATTCGAGCTGTTGTACGGAAGGACAGTACGAGGGCCGATGGATATTCTACGACAGCTATGGACACAGTATGATGCCGATGAAGAGACCAAGAGTAGCTACCAACATGTGTTTGATCTGCGTGCTAAGCTGGAAGATACGATGGAGTTGGCCCAGAAAGCGCTAGAAGGAAATAAGCAGAGGTACAAGCATTACTTCGACAAGAAGGCAAAGAAAAGGGAATTTCAAGAAGGTGACAAAGTTCTCATCCTGCTCCCTACTAACCACAACAAGTTACTAATGCACTGGCAGGGACCATACAACGTAGAAGAGAAAGTCGGGATAAACGCATACCGAGTTCAGGTCAAAGGTAAAAGCCGCACCTACCACGCTAACATGCTGAAGAAATACTACGTGAGAGATAGTGAAAAGGAAATAACTGAGGTAGCTGATATCGGAGAAGTAGAAGAAGAGGAAGGCACACTGGCAGAGTTGTATTCGGGAAAGTCAGTCGGAACTGTGAAAGATCTGAAGATGGGAGAAAATATATCTGATGAGCAGAGAAAGCAGATCACGGACATCGTCAAGGACTACACAGATATATTCACAGACAGACCGGgaaactgcaatctcatcaaaCATCCGATTACTCTAACCAGTAACAAGCCTATAAAATCCAAACCCTACACATTACCTTACGCGGTGAGAGAATCACGTAGAGAAGATATAAAAGATATGCTGAACACAGGGATCATCAGAGAATCGAACTCTCCATATGCATCACCAGTCGTACTCGTGAAAAAACCTGATGGATCCAATCGACTATGTGCTGACTACCGGAACTTGAACAAAATAACAGTGTTCGATCCAGAGCCAATGATAACAGCAAGCGATCTCTTTCAGAAGATGAGCGGTGATCACTACTTCTCAAAGGTAGATCTAACTAAGGGCTACTGGCAAATTCCTGTAGAGGAAAGTGACATACCGAAGACTGCATTTGTCACTCCAGATGGGCAATACGAGTTCATCAGGATGCCGTTTGGGATGGTCAACTCTGGAGCAACATTTGTACGTGGCATGAAGAAGCTATTAAAGGATTTACCAGGAGTAGACAACTACATCGATGACATCATCATACACACTGCCAAATGGGAGGATCACATGGACGCACTGAGAGAACTCTTCACTCGTTTGGCCAAGGCACAGCTCACAATCAAACCGACGAAATGCTACCTCGGTGGAACATCTATAGAGTTCCTAGGTCACAAGATCGATCAGGGAGAACTGAAACCGATGGAAGACAATGTGGAGAAAATCACCGAAGCTCCAAGGCCTCTGACCAAGACTCAAGTACTGTCGTTTCTAGGATTGACGGGCTACTACCGAGAGTTCGTCCCAAATTACGCGGCGATAGCAAGTCCTCTGTCGGACTtgaataaaaaaggacaacctAATAAAGTTATCTGGACAGATGCGCAAGAGAAGGCATACCGGAAACTAAGAGCGACCATAACCGAGAAACCAGTTCTGAAACTACCAGACATAGCGAAGCAGTTCACCCTAAGGACTGACGCGTCGGACACTGGACTCGGAGCTGTACTACTACAGAAACATGATGGAAAGCTATTTCCTGTCAGCTATGCTAGCAGGAAACTACTGGACCGTGAAAGGAATTACTCAACAATAGAGAAAGAATGCCTGGCAATTGTATGGGCTGTAAAGAAATATCTACCATATCTCTATGGCGTGGAGTTCATACTACAAACAGATCACCAACCACTAACCTACATTAATCGAGCAAAGTATGAGAACAGCAGAGTGATGAGATGGGCACTATATCTACAGGATTATCGCATGACGGTGGAAGAGATCAAAGGGAAAGACAACGTCGGAGCGGACTACATGAGCAGAATAGACTCAGAATCTTAA
- the LOC137396257 gene encoding uncharacterized protein, which produces MEQYELLKCQQSRVCVDHNNKPISMGCRKCLKMSCTGCVSSMGTCSEGESHQLMSLEELVLLLNDEINKLKNGMIEKEESLEQIFKFTSQTLAEYDLETAQSVEKIHKKRDEQMELLSLKYKEFEEDFQEARLKNKTCITDFLEDKILVKWTQLRNLTHKVDSRAQHAHQCDIVSSYSDTKNTIQQLVDEALPSIDIASLSKVKDKCGSCEIMLEVVSTDGFLIDKQLKLRPSKPLPKSLKLLHTLSLPSYPFSTRVWNSQILTGMDNKAVATIDNNYQVKGSFITFNNYPRAMEVYKDRLYTAVYGSNKVVVSDHGSSQVCLIDISHGQLLWTCKDVPHPQGVACYGEKYVLVAAYNSSTVRILDSSTGEVVSELTDSTIESGCVYDMDISGDRLIVANHLSKNIAVFQLQP; this is translated from the exons ATGGAACAGTATGAACTACTGAAGTGTCAGCAAAGCAGAGTCTGTGTTGACCATAACAACAAACCAATAAGTATGGGATGCAGAAAATGCCTAAAGATGAGTTGCACAGGATGTGTCTCTTCTATGGGAACTTGCTCCGAGG GAGAGTCTCATCAGCTGATGTCTTTGGAAGAGCTTGTACTACTGCTAAATGATGAAATCAACAAGCTAAAGAATGGGATGATTGAGAAGGAAGAGAGTTTGGAACAAATCTTCAAGTTTACTTCTCAAACACTTGCAGAGTATGACCTGGAAACAGCTCAGTCAGTAGAGAAGATACACAAGAAAAGAGATGAGCAG ATGGAACTACTTTCTTTGAAATACAAGGAATTTGAGGAAGATTTCCAAGAAGCTCGGCTAAAGAATAAAACTTGCATCACTGATTTTCTGGAAGATAAAATATTGGTTAAATGGACCCAGTTGAGGAATCTCACACATAAAGTAGATTCCAGGGCTCAGCATGCTCACCAG TGTGACATTGTTTCAAGCTACAGTGATACTAAAAACACCATACAACAGCTGGTTGATGAAGCTCTACCATCAATAGACATAGCTTCACTCAGCAAAGTGAAAGACAAGT GTGGTAGCTGTGAGATAATGCTAGAAGTTGTCTCCACTGATGGGTTCCTGATCGATAAACAACTCAAGCTTCGACCTTCTAAACCTCTTCCAAAGTCCCTCAAACTCCTTCACACACTCTCTTTACCATCATATCCTTTTTCAACAAGAGTCTGGAACTCTCAAATATTAACTGGAATGGATAATAAAGCAGTAGCTACTATTGACAACAACTACCAAGTAAAAGGCTCATTCATCACATTCAACAACTACCCTAGAGCAATGGAGGTCTACAAGgacagactatatacagcagTGTATG GATCAAACAAGGTTGTTGTGTCTGATCATGGCTCATCTCAAGTCTGCTTGATAGACATCTCTCATGGTCAGCTGCTTtggacttgtaaagatgtgCCTCATCCACAAGGAGTAGCATGCTATGGAGAGAAATATGTCTTGGTGGCAGCATACAACAGCAGCACTGTGAGAATTCTGGATAGCTCAACTG GTGAGGTGGTCTCAGAGCTGACTGACAGCACTATTGAGAGTGGTTGTGTGTATGACATGGACATCTCTGGAGACAGACTAATTGTAGCTAACCACCTTAGTAAGAACATAGCAGTCTTCCAGTTACAACCATAG